From Pseudorasbora parva isolate DD20220531a chromosome 25, ASM2467924v1, whole genome shotgun sequence, one genomic window encodes:
- the LOC137064765 gene encoding cytosolic 5'-nucleotidase 1B isoform X2, giving the protein MEDNKISTGPLMIALQYNDLFDLNSTSTNTDALPKGRAFTFIKAMQTVNERLVDQNKAESLLFEVILIAKECSEEIKMKIVESVKHYGLEIGKFYFCKKEELLNTLQSNKVKLFLSTDKGDVYKALHTGIPAALLYDQADHHILNQLKVIFSGDVIGFSEDSLDSLTDFGFSETQIETCKAAKICMKEFAVLIGQMRRRFGHENSPLCTCVLTAWGSRNICATALKTLREWGLDVDEVFCLAGAPCSPILAVVKPHILWDGGLHNMRDLSAHS; this is encoded by the exons ATGGAGGATAACAAG ATTTCCACAGGTCCTCTTATGATTGCGCTGCAATATAATGACCTGTTTGACTTGAACTCAACGTCCACAAACACGGATGCACTACCCAAAGGCAGAGCATTTACCTTTATTAAG GCTATGCAAACTGTGAATGAGAGACTTGTGGACCAGAACAAGGCTGAATCTTTGCTTTTTGAAGTGATTCTCATTGCAAAGGAGTGTTCAGAAGAAATCAAAATGAAGATAGTTGAGAGTGTTAAGCATTATG GTCTAGAAATAGGCAAATTTTACTTTTGCAAAAAGGAAGAACTCCTAAATACTCTTCAATCAAACAAAGTAAAGCTGTTCCTATCTACCGACAAGGGTGATGTCTATAAAGCTCTGCATACTG GAATTCCAGCTGCTTTGCTGTACGATCAGGCCGATCATCACATCCTCAATCAGCTGAAGGTCATTTTCTCAGGTGACGTTATCGGTTTTTCTGAGGATTCACTCGATAGTCTTACAGATTTTGGGTTCAGTGAAACCCAAATAGAGACCTGCAAAGCAGCGAAG ATCTGCATGAAAGAGTTTGccgttctgattggtcagatgaggAGGAGGTTCGGGCATGAGAACAGCCCTCTCTGCACATGTGTCTTAACCGCGTGGGGCTCTCGAAACATCTGTGCCACTGCCCTAAAAACTCTTCGGGAATGGGGTCTGGATGTGGACGAGGTGTTTTGTCTGGCTGGAGCTCCTTGCAGCCCCATATTGGCTGTAGTTAAACCCCACATACTGTGGGACGGTGGCCTTCACAACATGAGGGACTTGTCCGCCCATTCCTGA
- the LOC137064765 gene encoding cytosolic 5'-nucleotidase 1B isoform X1, whose product MAVYPLFLQISTGPLMIALQYNDLFDLNSTSTNTDALPKGRAFTFIKAMQTVNERLVDQNKAESLLFEVILIAKECSEEIKMKIVESVKHYGLEIGKFYFCKKEELLNTLQSNKVKLFLSTDKGDVYKALHTGIPAALLYDQADHHILNQLKVIFSGDVIGFSEDSLDSLTDFGFSETQIETCKAAKICMKEFAVLIGQMRRRFGHENSPLCTCVLTAWGSRNICATALKTLREWGLDVDEVFCLAGAPCSPILAVVKPHILWDGGLHNMRDLSAHS is encoded by the exons ATGGCTGTATATCCTCTGTTTCTACAGATTTCCACAGGTCCTCTTATGATTGCGCTGCAATATAATGACCTGTTTGACTTGAACTCAACGTCCACAAACACGGATGCACTACCCAAAGGCAGAGCATTTACCTTTATTAAG GCTATGCAAACTGTGAATGAGAGACTTGTGGACCAGAACAAGGCTGAATCTTTGCTTTTTGAAGTGATTCTCATTGCAAAGGAGTGTTCAGAAGAAATCAAAATGAAGATAGTTGAGAGTGTTAAGCATTATG GTCTAGAAATAGGCAAATTTTACTTTTGCAAAAAGGAAGAACTCCTAAATACTCTTCAATCAAACAAAGTAAAGCTGTTCCTATCTACCGACAAGGGTGATGTCTATAAAGCTCTGCATACTG GAATTCCAGCTGCTTTGCTGTACGATCAGGCCGATCATCACATCCTCAATCAGCTGAAGGTCATTTTCTCAGGTGACGTTATCGGTTTTTCTGAGGATTCACTCGATAGTCTTACAGATTTTGGGTTCAGTGAAACCCAAATAGAGACCTGCAAAGCAGCGAAG ATCTGCATGAAAGAGTTTGccgttctgattggtcagatgaggAGGAGGTTCGGGCATGAGAACAGCCCTCTCTGCACATGTGTCTTAACCGCGTGGGGCTCTCGAAACATCTGTGCCACTGCCCTAAAAACTCTTCGGGAATGGGGTCTGGATGTGGACGAGGTGTTTTGTCTGGCTGGAGCTCCTTGCAGCCCCATATTGGCTGTAGTTAAACCCCACATACTGTGGGACGGTGGCCTTCACAACATGAGGGACTTGTCCGCCCATTCCTGA
- the LOC137064766 gene encoding ras association domain-containing protein 8, producing the protein MELKVWVDGVQRVVCGVTEATTCQEVVIALAQAIGRTGRYTLIEKSSAKQREVLVRSAHNSPSMSPRLTGNRVEDLTQLVRLQRETLSVLDSRMGAYEAELRMLTEKRVGPKDDELYVKMTEEISRLEKQVRRNKVEIEEEEFWATELQIERESERQLQERIQELSSRLRSCEADMDQRLMSLRGVEAGIEAQRQHKEIRETQQASEGEVKARLQRVKAELKAQAQHTAQLENSSRAVDRSLAESCKRMQESQYELEQLTKELRQVNLQQFIQQTGTKVTVLPVEPGDEDLSNTTDDKDFAALTGSLKRPGLTYPVVGSIRGLHSSISSGLNPEGIYV; encoded by the exons ATGGAGCTGAAGGTGTGGGTCGATGGAGTTCAGCGCGTGGTCTGTGGGGTCACAGAGGCCACAACCTGCCAGGAAGTGGTCATTGCTCTGGCTCAAGCCATTG GTCGCACAGGACGCTACACACTGATTGAAAAATCAAGCGCCAAACAACGAGAGGTTTTAGTGAGAAGTGCCCACAATTCGCCGTCAATGTCCCCTCGGTTAACAGGCAACCGCGTGGAGGATCTTACCCAACTGGTGAGGCTGCAAAGGGAGACTCTTTCAGTTCTAGACAGCAGGATGGGGGCGTACGAGGCAGAACTTCGGATGTTGACTGAGAAAAGAGTTGGACCAAAGGATGATGAACTGTATGTGAAAATGACAGAGGAGATTTCAAGGTTGGAAAAGCAGGTGCGAAGGAACAAGGTGGAGATCGAGGAAGAGGAATTCTGGGCAACTGAGCTCCAGATCGAGCGGGAGAGCGAGAGGCAGCTGCAGGAACGAATTCAGGAGTTGAGCAGTCGGCTGCGAAGTTGTGAGGCGGACATGGATCAGCGGCTGATGTCACTGCGGGGTGTAGAGGCAGGGATAGAGGCTCAAAGGCAGCATAAGGAGATCAGAGAGACCCAGCAGGCCAGTGAAGGGGAAGTGAAGGCTAGACTTCAGAGAGTGAAAGCAGAACTCAAGGCTCAGGCTCAACACACAGCTCAGCTTGAAAACAGCTCAAGAGCAGTGGACCGCTCACTGGCTGAGTCGTGCAAGAGAATGCAG GAGAGTCAGTACGAGCTGGAGCAGCTGACTAAAGAGTTGAGGCAGGTTAACCTACAGCAGTTTATTCAACAAACAGGCACCAAAGTCACGGTTCTGCCCGTGGAGCCTGGCGACGAGGACTTAAGCAACACAACAGATGATAAAG ACTTCGCTGCATTAACTGGCTCGTTGAAACGTCCGGGTTTAACTTATCCAGTGGTTGGCAGCATCCGTGGACTCCATAGTTCAATCTCCTCTGGTTTGAATCCTGAAGGCATCTACGTTTGA